From the genome of Coleofasciculaceae cyanobacterium, one region includes:
- a CDS encoding TerB family tellurite resistance protein yields MKQILKLIIAAAWIDGVIQPEERAYLRRVARDFQLANDPEIKPLLSELRPIQAVECYRWLEEYFGEHPSVADYQELLEKISGLIYSDGYVDVREAKLIETIQSCDPNNPDCRNSVLDRMLRKIQKIYKAAIEQQV; encoded by the coding sequence ATGAAACAAATTCTTAAGCTTATCATTGCTGCTGCTTGGATTGATGGCGTTATTCAACCAGAAGAAAGAGCTTATTTACGTCGAGTAGCGCGAGATTTTCAGCTAGCTAACGATCCTGAAATTAAACCATTACTATCAGAATTAAGACCAATTCAAGCTGTTGAGTGTTATCGATGGCTGGAAGAATATTTTGGTGAACATCCCTCTGTGGCTGATTATCAAGAATTGCTAGAGAAAATTAGTGGTCTAATTTATAGCGATGGTTATGTCGATGTTAGGGAAGCGAAGTTAATTGAGACTATTCAAAGTTGCGATCCTAATAATCCAGATTGTCGTAATTCTGTTTTAGATAGGATGCTACGCAAAATTCAAAAAATCTATAAAGCAGCAATTGAACAACAAGTTTGA
- a CDS encoding fused MFS/spermidine synthase: MLRAKTSNTVSAKSFQATPFLLALYFVSGFSALLYQVAWQRMLGLFSGSDIRSVTIIVASYLLGLGLGNLLGGSISDRLSNRQCVMVYGCCNLGIASFALASRFIFYDLLFLRLQYLAQSLLVTLGIVFISLLIPTVLMGISLPMLSKAINRSAEGAASLIGWLYGFNTLGSGLGTLVSGWYIVGTLGYSKTVYLGAIFSLTVGVSALVLASRFPNRSLSEDKSNINLKPNQDDTRSLKSWYILVFLAGFTAISWEIIWFRVLDIALQSNAYTYAHLLAFVLISSAVGSMIGAKAINYIRRPKKVFLIIQGIIALYSAIAIWGIGLYWQAHPGLRSDQGFVNLNDINAEVLFKYLIIPGAIAILPSLLMGFYFPLVQKAVQQDYGQIGKRVGSIYLANILGNTLGSLLTGLILIDLLGTAGSIRLLVALGLGFLLAMRPKLIKNRLTITLIIISAIAIAIFPNNNRLWAALHAVDPQAYFQVAEDSTSVAAIAETNGQGKLLASGQVQANFPYLHIHGLLGSVPALLHPNPEKVMIIGLGSGGTPHTIGVNPITKKIKIIELLGAELPVLRQYAQKPAGKPLQYLFQDPRYEIIVGDGRRELTVSNEKFDIIEADAIQPWRSRAGMLYSQEFFQQVQSHLKPGGFFVQWDVGSGAQQTMQSVFPYVTKVGMAGNLWILIGSDDPVLFDKKLLLQRLKQPKVISFLEQAGINPVNVRRDVRQAYVKSFKRQKDNLTQPFNTDLFPRGEYYLNR, translated from the coding sequence ATGTTGAGAGCCAAAACTTCTAATACTGTTTCTGCCAAAAGTTTTCAGGCAACACCCTTTTTATTGGCTCTATATTTTGTTTCTGGCTTTAGCGCCCTGCTGTATCAGGTAGCCTGGCAAAGAATGTTAGGCTTGTTTTCAGGTTCTGATATTCGTTCGGTAACGATTATTGTCGCTTCCTATCTGCTGGGATTGGGCTTAGGAAATTTATTAGGCGGCTCGATTAGCGATCGCTTGTCTAATCGCCAGTGTGTCATGGTATATGGCTGCTGTAACCTTGGTATTGCTAGCTTTGCCTTAGCCAGTCGTTTTATTTTCTACGATCTGCTGTTTCTCAGGCTGCAATATCTAGCTCAGTCTTTGCTAGTAACTTTAGGAATTGTTTTTATCAGTCTCTTGATTCCTACAGTTTTAATGGGTATATCTTTACCCATGTTATCTAAGGCAATCAACCGTAGTGCGGAGGGTGCTGCATCCCTAATTGGCTGGTTGTATGGATTCAATACTCTTGGTTCGGGTTTGGGGACTTTAGTTTCAGGGTGGTATATTGTCGGTACTTTAGGCTACAGCAAGACAGTTTACTTGGGCGCGATCTTTAGCCTTACTGTTGGTGTATCAGCGTTAGTTTTAGCTTCTCGTTTTCCTAACCGTAGTTTGTCTGAGGATAAATCAAATATCAACTTAAAGCCAAACCAAGATGATACTCGATCGCTTAAATCCTGGTATATATTAGTTTTTTTAGCAGGTTTTACGGCAATTTCCTGGGAAATTATTTGGTTTAGAGTATTAGACATTGCTCTACAGTCAAATGCTTATACCTATGCTCATTTACTAGCTTTTGTGTTAATTAGTAGTGCGGTGGGCAGCATGATCGGGGCAAAAGCAATTAATTATATTCGTCGTCCTAAAAAAGTATTTCTCATTATTCAGGGCATTATTGCGCTTTATTCAGCGATCGCCATTTGGGGTATTGGACTTTATTGGCAGGCTCATCCCGGTTTACGCTCGGATCAGGGATTTGTCAACCTTAACGACATTAACGCCGAAGTGCTATTTAAGTATTTAATCATCCCTGGAGCGATCGCTATCCTACCCAGCTTGCTCATGGGTTTTTATTTTCCCTTAGTCCAAAAAGCCGTGCAGCAGGATTACGGGCAAATCGGCAAACGAGTCGGCTCGATCTATCTGGCTAATATTTTAGGCAATACCCTGGGTAGTTTATTAACTGGCTTGATCTTAATCGATTTACTCGGTACGGCTGGTTCTATTAGGCTGTTAGTTGCCCTCGGATTAGGGTTCTTACTGGCTATGCGCCCTAAATTAATTAAAAACCGACTAACTATTACGCTAATTATTATCTCAGCCATAGCGATCGCCATTTTTCCTAATAATAATCGTCTTTGGGCTGCACTCCATGCCGTCGATCCTCAGGCTTATTTTCAGGTTGCCGAAGATTCTACCAGCGTAGCGGCGATCGCTGAAACTAATGGTCAAGGCAAATTACTTGCCAGTGGTCAAGTACAGGCAAACTTTCCCTATTTGCATATCCATGGGCTGTTAGGTAGCGTTCCTGCTTTATTGCATCCAAATCCGGAAAAGGTAATGATTATTGGCTTGGGTTCTGGAGGTACTCCTCACACTATCGGCGTGAACCCTATAACCAAAAAAATAAAGATTATTGAGCTATTGGGAGCAGAACTACCCGTATTGCGACAATATGCTCAAAAACCCGCTGGTAAGCCACTTCAGTATCTATTTCAAGACCCCCGTTACGAAATTATAGTTGGAGATGGACGTAGAGAATTAACCGTTAGTAACGAGAAATTTGACATTATCGAAGCGGATGCAATTCAACCCTGGCGATCGCGTGCAGGAATGCTGTACTCTCAGGAGTTTTTTCAACAAGTGCAGTCTCACCTCAAGCCAGGAGGCTTTTTTGTGCAGTGGGATGTCGGTTCGGGGGCGCAACAAACCATGCAGAGCGTCTTTCCTTACGTTACTAAAGTCGGCATGGCAGGTAACTTATGGATTTTAATTGGCAGCGACGATCCTGTACTTTTTGATAAAAAGCTGCTGCTGCAACGATTGAAACAACCTAAGGTAATTAGTTTTTTAGAACAGGCAGGAATTAACCCCGTAAACGTACGTCGCGATGTCAGACAGGCTTATGTCAAGAGCTTTAAGCGTCAAAAAGACAATCTAACTCAACCTTTTAATACCGATCTGTTTCCTCGTGGAGAATATTATTTAAATCGTTAA
- a CDS encoding zinc-binding alcohol dehydrogenase family protein yields MKAVGLTQYLPIENENSLQDIEIDKPVARGHDLLVQVKAISVNPVDTKLRSPKDKIEEQPRILGWDAAGVVVEIGEKVTGFKLGDKVYYAGDITRPGSNSEFQLVDERIVAHKPQNLEFATAAALPLTSITAWEALFERLNISKNGADAGKSILIINGAGGVGSIAIQLAKKLAKLQVIATASRPETIAWCQKLGADIIVNHRHHLAEEIAKVNYQTVDYILCLNDTDGHWQAIAEAIKPQGTICTVVENKQPLSMDTLKNKSAGFVWEFMFTRSMYQTEDMAQQGKLLNEVSQLIENGTLITTCNDIVKPIKAQNLRHVHQRIEQGSAIGKIVLADWN; encoded by the coding sequence ATGAAAGCAGTCGGCTTAACTCAATACTTACCGATTGAAAACGAAAACAGCTTACAGGATATTGAAATTGACAAGCCTGTAGCCAGAGGACACGATCTGCTGGTACAAGTCAAAGCAATTTCAGTCAACCCTGTTGACACCAAGCTTCGGAGTCCCAAAGACAAAATTGAAGAGCAACCCCGTATCCTGGGTTGGGATGCAGCAGGCGTGGTAGTGGAAATAGGGGAAAAGGTAACAGGCTTTAAGCTTGGAGATAAAGTGTATTACGCAGGTGATATTACTCGTCCTGGCAGCAATAGTGAATTTCAGTTGGTGGACGAACGAATTGTCGCTCATAAACCGCAGAATCTAGAATTTGCTACAGCAGCAGCTTTACCACTTACCAGTATTACCGCTTGGGAAGCTCTCTTTGAACGATTAAACATTAGTAAAAATGGCGCAGATGCAGGTAAATCAATTTTAATTATTAATGGTGCGGGGGGTGTAGGGTCTATTGCCATTCAGCTAGCCAAAAAATTAGCCAAGCTTCAGGTTATTGCTACTGCTTCTCGTCCTGAAACGATCGCCTGGTGTCAGAAACTAGGTGCAGATATAATTGTCAATCATCGTCATCATCTGGCTGAAGAAATTGCCAAGGTGAATTATCAAACTGTCGATTACATTCTGTGCTTGAACGATACCGATGGACACTGGCAGGCGATCGCTGAGGCAATTAAACCACAAGGAACGATCTGTACGGTCGTGGAAAATAAACAACCACTGTCAATGGATACTCTAAAAAACAAGAGTGCTGGTTTCGTCTGGGAATTCATGTTTACTCGTTCGATGTATCAGACCGAAGATATGGCCCAACAGGGTAAATTACTCAACGAAGTTAGCCAACTGATTGAAAATGGAACGCTGATCACAACCTGTAACGACATAGTTAAACCGATTAAGGCGCAAAATCTGCGCCATGTTCATCAACGTATTGAACAGGGAAGTGCAATTGGCAAGATTGTCTTAGCCGATTGGAATTAG
- a CDS encoding SDR family NAD(P)-dependent oxidoreductase, producing MEVDFIHRAIDVNILATIWICKHAWNYLKQSSAPRIVLTTSDRAMYQQYAQSGLTAYAAGKMAQVGIMNALSMEGFKHKILVNAVSPVAKTRMWGETGTPANLKPEWVTPGVIYLASDACQDTGFILRASNGQFTATRFEENLGVDYPIDLSRIKANSAKEIAELWESIKEC from the coding sequence ATAGAGGTCGATTTTATACATCGTGCCATCGACGTTAATATCCTCGCGACAATTTGGATATGTAAGCACGCCTGGAACTATCTAAAACAATCATCGGCACCACGAATAGTTTTGACCACTTCAGATCGTGCTATGTATCAGCAATACGCTCAATCTGGATTGACAGCCTATGCTGCTGGCAAGATGGCTCAGGTTGGCATCATGAATGCACTAAGCATGGAAGGCTTTAAACACAAGATTCTTGTCAATGCGGTATCCCCTGTAGCTAAAACTCGAATGTGGGGAGAAACAGGTACACCAGCCAATCTCAAGCCCGAATGGGTCACTCCTGGAGTTATTTACCTAGCTAGTGACGCTTGCCAAGATACTGGATTTATTCTGCGTGCCAGCAACGGACAGTTTACCGCAACGCGTTTTGAAGAGAACTTAGGGGTCGATTACCCGATAGATCTGTCGCGAATTAAAGCTAACAGCGCAAAAGAAATTGCCGAATTGTGGGAATCCATTAAGGAGTGTTAA
- a CDS encoding SDR family NAD(P)-dependent oxidoreductase, translated as MDFKGKTAIITGAGRGLGLAYAQTLADRSANVVISDLGTDRAGAGIDNSVASNAARELQEHGKNVIAHCGDLSKESTCRELVELTINSFGSLDILIHNAGWVGYQAIEINRGRFYTSCHRR; from the coding sequence ATGGATTTCAAAGGTAAAACAGCCATCATCACTGGTGCAGGTAGAGGGTTGGGGTTAGCTTACGCTCAAACCCTAGCTGACAGGAGTGCTAATGTCGTAATCAGCGATCTGGGTACGGATCGTGCGGGTGCAGGGATTGACAACTCAGTGGCATCCAATGCTGCGCGCGAGTTGCAGGAACATGGTAAAAACGTCATCGCCCATTGCGGCGATCTGTCTAAAGAATCGACTTGTCGCGAGCTGGTAGAACTGACGATAAATTCTTTCGGCAGCCTGGATATCCTCATCCATAATGCTGGCTGGGTAGGCTATCAAGCTATTGAGATAAATAGAGGTCGATTTTATACATCGTGCCATCGACGTTAA
- a CDS encoding LysR family transcriptional regulator has product MELRHLRYFVAVAEELHFGRAAKRLCITQQPLSRQIKDLEEELGAELFYRTKRTVRLTEVGEIFLVETRKILQQANYAMELVKQVSQGKIGRITVGFTGSALNIVLPTAVRQFKQRYPQVDLTLKRM; this is encoded by the coding sequence ATGGAATTACGCCATCTGCGTTACTTTGTTGCAGTTGCTGAAGAACTTCATTTTGGTCGGGCTGCCAAAAGACTCTGTATTACTCAACAACCTCTAAGCCGACAAATTAAAGATCTCGAAGAAGAACTAGGAGCAGAGCTTTTTTACCGAACTAAGCGAACGGTTCGTTTAACTGAAGTTGGTGAAATTTTTTTGGTAGAAACTAGAAAAATACTTCAGCAAGCAAATTACGCCATGGAGTTAGTCAAACAGGTATCTCAAGGCAAAATTGGACGAATAACAGTAGGCTTTACTGGTTCGGCATTAAATATCGTGCTTCCTACTGCGGTGCGTCAATTTAAACAGCGTTATCCTCAAGTAGATTTAACTTTAAAACGAATGTAA
- the clpP gene encoding ATP-dependent Clp endopeptidase proteolytic subunit ClpP, producing the protein MIPTVIESSGRGDRAFDIYSRLLRERIVFLGQQVTDEIANLVVAQLLFLEAEDPEKDIYLYINSPGGSVSAGMGMFDTMNQIRPDVCTICIGLAASMGAFLLSAGQKGKRMSLPNSRIMIHQPLGGAQGQATDIEIQAKEILYLKQKLNGHLADHTGQPLSKIEEDTERDFFMSAEESKDYGLIDQVISRRPSATNPPEPVEA; encoded by the coding sequence ATGATTCCTACCGTTATAGAAAGTTCAGGTCGCGGCGATCGCGCCTTTGATATTTATTCTCGTTTACTCAGAGAAAGAATTGTCTTTTTAGGGCAACAAGTTACTGATGAAATCGCCAACCTAGTTGTTGCCCAGCTGCTGTTTTTGGAAGCAGAAGATCCAGAAAAGGATATTTATCTTTACATCAACTCTCCTGGTGGTTCAGTATCGGCAGGGATGGGGATGTTTGACACCATGAATCAGATTCGCCCTGATGTTTGCACCATCTGTATTGGTTTGGCTGCCAGCATGGGTGCTTTTTTGCTTAGCGCAGGACAAAAAGGTAAGCGGATGAGTTTACCTAATTCTCGAATTATGATTCACCAGCCTTTGGGTGGCGCACAGGGACAGGCAACCGATATTGAGATTCAGGCAAAAGAGATTTTATATCTCAAGCAGAAATTGAACGGACATCTAGCAGATCATACGGGACAGCCTTTGTCTAAGATTGAAGAAGACACTGAAAGAGACTTCTTTATGTCTGCTGAAGAATCCAAAGATTATGGTCTAATCGATCAGGTAATTTCGCGTCGTCCTTCGGCTACTAATCCTCCCGAACCTGTTGAGGCGTAA
- the gmk gene encoding guanylate kinase — translation MSAEQPGKLIVITGPSGVGKGTLVKLLLQRYPQLRVSISATTRPPRPGETDGKEYYFLNKKDFETAILNQELLEWAEYAGDYYGTPKNQVIQQLELGNCVLLEIELAGARAIANIFPAAKRIFILPPSIKELEQRIRTRGTNSEESIAKRLEIAKQEIAASDEFEFKIVNDDLEKAIARLESIIFCV, via the coding sequence ATGTCAGCCGAACAGCCAGGTAAACTTATCGTTATTACAGGACCTAGCGGGGTAGGAAAAGGAACGCTGGTTAAATTGCTGCTGCAACGCTATCCCCAGCTGCGCGTATCAATTTCTGCTACTACCAGACCACCTCGCCCAGGAGAAACAGATGGCAAAGAATATTATTTTCTCAATAAAAAAGATTTTGAGACAGCTATTCTCAATCAGGAACTTTTAGAATGGGCAGAATATGCAGGTGATTACTATGGTACGCCGAAGAATCAGGTAATCCAACAGCTAGAATTGGGTAATTGTGTTCTATTGGAAATAGAGTTAGCTGGAGCTAGGGCGATCGCTAATATCTTTCCCGCTGCCAAACGGATCTTTATTTTACCTCCTTCGATCAAAGAATTGGAGCAAAGAATTAGAACTAGAGGCACAAACTCAGAAGAATCAATTGCTAAAAGACTAGAAATTGCCAAACAAGAAATTGCTGCTAGCGATGAATTTGAGTTTAAGATTGTTAATGATGACCTAGAAAAAGCGATCGCCCGTTTAGAAAGTATTATCTTTTGTGTTTAA
- a CDS encoding DUF370 domain-containing protein codes for MDIQLINIGFGNIVSANRIIAIVSPESAPIKRIITEAREKSLLIDATYGRRTRAVIITDSSHVVLSAIQPETVAHRFVVNKDSKES; via the coding sequence ATGGATATTCAATTAATAAATATCGGTTTTGGTAATATTGTTTCAGCCAATCGTATTATTGCTATTGTTAGCCCAGAATCCGCACCAATCAAAAGAATTATTACTGAAGCCAGGGAAAAAAGTCTACTAATTGATGCAACTTATGGTCGTCGTACTCGTGCCGTAATTATTACCGATTCTTCTCATGTAGTACTCTCAGCAATACAGCCCGAGACTGTAGCTCATCGCTTTGTGGTCAATAAAGACAGTAAAGAATCTTAG
- a CDS encoding NFACT family protein, translated as MQPVDYTTLMASCEELNRDWVPSRLEQVYQRDRFTISLGLRTLKAKPWLTICWHPEAARINIGDPPPRIKDTFTFSDQLRHQLNGLALTNVNAIAPWERAIDLQFAQRPGEPALWHLYVEIMGKYSNVILTDAEGQIITPARQISAAQSSVRPIQTGQRYEVPPALTGTTPKLEESLARWQERVSLVPGQLKRQLLRSYRGLSPRVAEEIALAAGLSPQQQTNTLQPEQWQELFSYWQKWLIVLEQKQFDPGWLVDGYTVLGWNKTESVKQVQTLLNCYYTNEVNRQQFQQLHHQLSQKLSNLLKKLNVKANTFRQRLEQSADAESYRHQGDLLMAHLHKWQAGMKSITLNDFETGKRVKIKLNPEKNAAQNAQTIYKQSQKLKRAQSAVVPLLKEVDAEINYLTQVQTALNQLQSGNQAGSNENLQALEEIKEELIQQEYMAVERQGESSKVDRDSQPYRYTAPSGAEIWVGRNNRQNDILTFRTAVEYDLWFHTQEIPGSHVLLRLSPGTVPSEHDLQFTADLAAYYSQARESEQVPVIYTKPKHVYKPKGAKPGMVIYKQETVIWGRPQMAQVVQQ; from the coding sequence ATGCAACCAGTTGATTACACAACCCTAATGGCAAGCTGTGAAGAACTAAATCGAGACTGGGTTCCCTCTCGTTTAGAGCAAGTATATCAACGCGATCGCTTTACTATTTCATTAGGGTTACGAACTCTCAAGGCCAAGCCTTGGCTGACTATCTGTTGGCATCCCGAAGCAGCCCGAATTAATATTGGCGATCCCCCACCCCGCATTAAGGATACTTTTACCTTTAGCGATCAGCTGCGTCATCAGCTTAATGGGTTAGCTTTAACCAATGTAAACGCGATCGCGCCCTGGGAAAGAGCAATAGACCTCCAGTTTGCCCAACGCCCTGGAGAACCTGCTTTATGGCATTTATATGTAGAAATTATGGGTAAATATAGCAACGTGATTCTTACCGATGCCGAGGGGCAAATTATTACCCCTGCCCGTCAGATAAGTGCTGCCCAATCTAGCGTCCGCCCGATCCAAACTGGACAACGTTACGAAGTTCCACCCGCCCTTACTGGTACTACACCCAAGCTAGAAGAATCCTTGGCAAGATGGCAAGAAAGGGTTAGTTTAGTGCCTGGTCAACTTAAACGCCAGCTACTGAGATCCTATCGGGGCTTGAGTCCGAGAGTCGCCGAAGAAATCGCGCTCGCAGCTGGTTTATCTCCTCAACAACAGACAAATACCTTGCAACCCGAACAGTGGCAAGAATTATTTAGCTATTGGCAGAAATGGTTGATTGTCTTAGAACAAAAGCAATTTGACCCAGGCTGGCTGGTAGATGGCTATACAGTTTTGGGCTGGAACAAAACCGAATCGGTAAAACAGGTACAAACTTTACTCAATTGCTACTATACTAACGAGGTCAATCGACAACAGTTTCAACAGCTACATCATCAGTTAAGCCAGAAGCTGTCTAATCTGCTTAAAAAACTAAACGTCAAAGCAAATACTTTCCGCCAACGTTTAGAACAGTCTGCCGATGCCGAAAGCTATCGTCATCAGGGAGATTTGTTAATGGCGCATCTCCACAAATGGCAGGCAGGTATGAAGTCGATTACTCTTAACGACTTTGAAACAGGCAAACGAGTCAAAATCAAGCTGAATCCTGAAAAAAATGCCGCCCAAAATGCCCAGACCATTTATAAACAAAGTCAAAAGCTTAAACGTGCCCAAAGCGCGGTAGTACCTCTGCTCAAAGAAGTAGATGCCGAAATAAACTATTTAACTCAGGTACAGACAGCTCTCAATCAGCTACAGAGTGGAAACCAAGCAGGTAGCAACGAAAATTTACAGGCTTTAGAAGAGATCAAGGAAGAATTAATTCAGCAAGAATATATGGCAGTCGAACGTCAGGGAGAAAGTAGTAAAGTAGATCGAGATTCTCAACCCTATCGCTATACTGCACCATCAGGAGCTGAAATATGGGTAGGTCGTAACAATCGTCAAAACGATATCCTGACTTTTCGGACTGCGGTGGAGTACGATCTTTGGTTTCACACTCAAGAAATTCCTGGCAGTCATGTATTGCTACGTCTGTCTCCAGGCACAGTACCTAGTGAACACGATCTTCAGTTTACGGCAGATCTGGCAGCCTACTACAGTCAAGCACGCGAAAGCGAACAAGTGCCAGTAATTTACACCAAACCAAAACACGTTTATAAACCCAAAGGTGCAAAACCAGGAATGGTAATCTACAAACAGGAAACTGTAATTTGGGGCAGACCACAGATGGCACAAGTCGTGCAGCAATAG